AATCTAGACGGAAAAAAGTAGAAGCAACTGCTGACAAAACAGGTTCAAAAGCGAATGGATTggagcatcagcagcatgGTGCAACTTCAAATCCTGAAGGATCACAGGATGAGATTCATCGAAGCGATCGTGTTTCCATCAAGTCGGAACACGAATCTAGCGAAGGGCTGGAGCAACGATGGCATTATGGAGTACCCAACGGGGACGTCGGGTTTTCGGTTCCCACCAGTTCGCCTTCTTCGTCGTCCTCCTCTACCGCCTTTTTTCCAACCTCTCCCCATCcccctcatcatcatcctcactATCCTTACCATCCTCATCCTTCGCTTCATCATCTGCATCACCACAGTGTTTCACAATCTGAGGGAAGTGCGTCCTCCAACTCTACTGCCTCCTATACGACACTCCTGAACGTACCACAAACTACGACCACGCGATCACAACAATCGCATGATAAAGTAGTCGTGCCCAATATAGAAGAAGAACTTGGCTTTCTTGCAGAACATAATAATGGTACGGGGAGTCCACGTACCACCCAACCGGCGTCTAAACCAGCTCTGGAGACGGACAGTGATGTGGTGGGATCGCCACCAGCGTTAGCCCCTTCTGCACCGAAAAAGCTAAATATTCCGGACAACATGAACAAGGGCTTTATGGCAAGCTATCTGAAGTTTCTGCAGGGTGAACGGGAAGGTTCTCCACCACCGGTAATGCGAGCTGGCCGAAAAGCGACCTGGTCCCGACCAGTTCCTTCAACACCCTCAGGCCCTTCGAAGGTTAATACACCGACAAACACGGCGACTAGTGGCACAAAAGACACACCATCGGCGAAAACGAACGATGTTAGTAGTAACGGTATCCCAGCTGAAAGTGAGAACCTATCCGCTAATTACAGTATTACTGCTCTGCAGACTTCCAAACCGGTGCCGGCATCGCAACAGCAGACGACGAACACAAATCGGAAGCGAAAACCTGCCGGCGCAACCACCAATCACGAAGGTAAAGCACCACCGGTGGAAGATTCTGGTGGTGCGAGCGAAAAGCCTACTGCCACATCGCAACCGCCGCCGGAAGCATCCGCACCGAGTGTCTTTATTAATATACCGAAAAAAGCGCGCTACCTTCAGCAACATCATCTACAGTCGAACGTTGGTGCGACTGTTGGGGAAGATCAGCCTTCTGGACATACGGTTGTGTCACCACCAGTTGCGGAGGGTGTTCTAATGCTCGCGTCACCTGCAAGCACGCAACATCAGCCTGGTGGTCTGCCTCCTACAAGCGTTTTAACCTTATCTGGCCATCAGCCACTaacgcaacaacagcaccagatgcaacaacatcagcaacagcaacacgcGATGATGCAGCAAACGTACTATCATCATCCACATCAAACcactcagcaacagcaacatctgCAGCAACCGACGCTACAACATTACCACAATGCCCATTTGCAACCGCATCTGCCAtcgcagcatcagcatcaacaGTCGGATGAAACGTACAGCATCAACAATCTGTACGATTTCCATATGCGAAGGCAACGATGGTAaagcatttgtgtgtgtttgttggatgTGAAGGATGTTGGTGCAGATACAGCAATCCTTCATTTTGTTCCTTTTAGTTTGTCCTCCCTATCTttatcctccttttttttcgcccaaaCACGGATGTGGCATTTGTGGAAGCTCCGGCTTCTGTTCGCTGTTCGGTTCTCGTTGTTAAATGCTTTTCAATAACGATTCCTCCAAATCACATCTCCAGCCTCTCCCCGTGGGCGTGGGTGCTACCAGAAGAGTTAAAATTCGCGTAGAGATCGATTGCACCACACTGCTACTAATACTGTGTGTGGCACAAGAAGTTGCCGTTTGTTGATTCCACTCGTTTTCGATACCAATCAGCCGGTGCAAAagttggaaaacttttattatcttaaattttatacttttttcccccaagctaaagagaaagagatggATAAAGAGAGAGCGAAGAAAAGTGATCCTGCGTGTGTGGTTCTGCAAACATTTTCTAAAactgtatttctttttttggaaaataacaaattaataATACTCAAAGACCCATTGGATATTCGTGTGATCGCTGTGATATAAATACGTGTAGAATGAAATGTCGATCGGGCCGGGAACACAAGGAATCTTttactccctctctctctctctctatttccgTCTCTCTAGCTGGTTCGACTAGAAGCAGGAGTCTTACTCCAGAGACGAGGATAAGTTAGGTGAAGTCACAGGATTTCTGCTGcaggacactttttttttgttatgaaacAGGGATTCAATAATTTTCGCTGTGTACATAGAGGCCATCAGCAAGCCATCGAACAAATTGTGACTCAGACAAGAGTTTTAGGTGATAGTAAAGGATAAGAGGGTAGCTATTGCAATAGGGGACTTGAAATGGGTGCGACTGCGCGCGTTGTATTAGGATttggtttcttcctttccttAAGATACGATCAGGTTTAGAAGATCCGGATGTAGAATGAAAACAAGAACCCCAGGTTCAATAATTGAGGGGGAAGAGaaagtatttatttatcgATGCAACGGCAACAAGGAAACAGTTGATAACGGTTAGGGTCTAGGAAGGATTTATAGTGAAACACGACACACATGTGAGGTTAGTAGGATTGTAGGTTCGGAATTGGATTCCGAAATTGGCTCCGGAATCGGAATTGGTTCCGATTCCCTTCACTACAAGCCAGTACAGCTAATGTGTAACCGCTGTTCTGCTACTCATCCTAAATCAGTTGCAAACTAACACAACAAATATATTTGCCATAAAAAAGCGCGGTCACAAAAAGAGGACGCGAATGTTTTAATGAGTTCGTAGGGTATATAACATAATTAAGCTAATGACGAGAAGCTAAGAGACAAGGGATAGGGCGCAccgaatgttttttgttttgtttaatgaaaTCTCCTGTTTCTTTACTGTATTATTTACCTCTCCTAAAATGCAAACGAATCACATGTACATACATAAGTTGTGAGAAGCGAGTAAGGCAGCGAGATTCTGTCATCCAGCCATCGgaagaaatccaagaaaaatGCGTATAACCGGGTTGTAAATCTGGCCATCAGTCTGTGGTTTTGCGGCAGTATATTCACTCAGATGTGATGGATGTGGGTTGAGCGGTAGGGGGAGAGCAGatagtcaaaaaaaaaaacacggaccGGAGCTATAAAGAGAATATATAAAGCCTTTGATTTTATGATATAAAAATCCCTCtctttttgtgcgtgtgtgagtgtatggaAGAAAAACGGTAACAGAGGTAGCACCCCGGGGGAGGAATGGAATATGgagtgaattgtttttttttttgtaaagcaaCAATCATCAAGAACATAATTTTTCGAATTGAAAAAATGCAATGAGCGATCAATGTCCCTCGCTTTAATCCGCGAAAGACCCAAGCCCCGCGAAAATcccattgtttttgttttgcaccccGAACGGAAACCAAATTTCCAATCCTTGCGCGTGTTGCTACTTCTGTTACGTTCGTATCCGAACAAGAAAGTTGCCAAAGTTTGATCCCGATCGTGTGCCGGCAGAATCCCGCCAGAAGGATCTTCACCCCAGTAGATGTTGTTGCTGAATGGTAGTGCAGCTTTGGACTTTAGAGCCTTTATTAAAAGATCATCCTTACGCCACACAACAGCCAACGATCCACTGGTTGTTCCGCAGCGGCGCGAAATGTCCAATCGACGGGCGAAAGCGAAAGCCGTACAGTTGCAGCAAGAACTAATGGCAGAAACTCGACGTGCAGGAGCAGGTGGGGCACAGCCATCGTTCGGTTCGCGTGCAGTTGATGATTTGGACGAACTGGCCGATTTTGCGCATGATTCCGATTCCGATCCAGCCTGGACACCGGAAAGCAATAAGGTatgtggtttgttgtgttcttcatAATAGTGGATAAGGAGTTGAGAGTGAGGCACGAAGTGGAAGTGACGTTAGTCTTTCTCACGGCAGAAACGGTTATCAAATCCAGAGATCATTATTAAGATGTTACaggattttattctttttctttggagAGGACTAGCTAGAGAGATTTTGGCCTGCCAGTGCTTGCTTCCTTGACTTGCATATATCCGTAATTGTCGTGCGAAGACTGGACTCGCTACCGCATAGACGATAGGATCTATATTACTCTCGAGAAGAATAAAATTGATTCTCCTGGTCTGGCAGTaggccaaaaacaaaagacccTCTTTGCCGTTAGCAGGCACTATCCTCTTAATAGTCGAGAGTCCTCTTTGCACATGGGATCCATTACTTCCCATGCAACAGATTGGCTTTAGATGTTCTATTCTTTAGAAAGGTCAGACGATTTTGTCAAACACAACAGAGTTATAACCCAGATGCAGCTGCCAGATATGGTATACGAATCAACGGTCCGAAAGAAGTGGCCCTCAACCTGACAGGTAATGTTGGGTAGTAAGCTCGAGAGTTACCGGGAGGGCTCACCTTAATAAAGTGAGGACTGAGTGCGCTCTTCTGTTTGAAGAAGgagaaatgcatttttcttctccctcaaGAGATAGGCAGCTCTTTGTCCTCACGAGGTAGCTCTTCGCCCTCACAAGGCCTGACTGACCTGTCAGACTAGAATGAGTGTCAAGAATTACTTGTAGTTACATCTGGAAGTTAAGTTTATATTTGAAACATAGAATCCTATCGAGATGTTGGTAGAAACCGATTCATAGTTCAGTAGAACATTTATCTGctgataaggttttttttgcttaatgtCCTCTACTCCTCGCTAGATAGAGCAACTAGATAACACCTTACTGTCTTAATTTTTCTGTTTCCCCACCTTCGAAcaggacgacgatgacgaggagGAACCATCGAACGGCAAAAGGAAGTTGAAAAAGACGAAAAATGTGTTCGATTCCGGCGAACGGGCGGCCAACAAACATCAGCAGGCACGTTCGAATATTCTTTCAGGTCCGTATCCTTTTCGAGCGAACCAATCCAGCTGAAATTGCAAGTAGAGCTTAATTGTGCGCGGTGGATGGATCTACTACTGttagctttgttttcttttttttttctattcagcCGATGAACATTAATGTCGATTAGTAGCTGATTTTTTAGCATTGCAACGTATATTACGTATTTAAGTTGCAAAGTAATTTATCATCCAATATTTATGTATCATTCACTGTTTTACTATTTCCCTTGTACACTACGTTCATTGTTGCTTGTACCATACATCcatacgtgtgtgcgtgtgttacaAAACTAATCCAAACACGTCACGCCCCATCATGCCAATATACACGCGGTCGCTGACGCGGGGAACTAACCTATATCCTGTCACGGACCTGGTAATTGAACGAATTCTTTCTAAATAAGGAGAGCAAAACTGTATCCCTTTTAACAGAATAGTGCATAATAGTAGGGAAGAAATGCATCAAATCCTTCAAGGGTGTTGtaatgaaagtttttttttcctctaaccTTTCTTTAGTTGCGGCCGCAGGTGCTGGAATAGCTGATTTCGACTACGGCAGTGAGGAGGATGGGCATACGAACGGCTTGTCTGTTGCTAGGACAATGGGATCGGCAACTCCGGTACATTCACAAACGATCGTTGgtgctcagcagcagcaacagaactCAACTACTCCTCAAACTCAGTTGCATCAACTTCCACAAACGACCATAATGCATACGCAAACCGTTTCACAACAAAGGCCATCTAATGCACCGCATCAACAGCAAATGCAGATGTACTCTTCGCAGCAACCGGCGATCACGTCACAGTATAATATACAGcaaacacaacagcagcaatcgcTCAACAACACTGGAAGCAATATCGTCAGCAACACGGCCAGTATTCAAGGAAACAGCAATACAAACTTTGAGGTTAGAGCCTCTTCCGATTTAGGACCTATAGTCAGTCAGAGCTTGAACCCGAAGTTAAATCCCCAGCAGCAATCTGGAATAATCTTCAGTTGATTCCGCAATGAACTCCGGAGTTCCCTTACCGGAGATGATTCAACTCTGTATTAATCCGGATTTAATCCTGAATTAATCAGAAATAAATTCCAGATTCCTGCATAAATCTGGAATTCATAAATCCACTCCGGAGTTCCCACCAATTACCTTCAAACATTCTTTTCAATGCATTTGTACTTTTTCGCAGGTGGGAGAGTTTGTAGTGGATCGAAGCGAACTAGCACAAGACTATCCGCCAATATGGCGCGTTGATGGGAAAATGTTACTACAGAAGTACGAACCGTTCGATGATCAGAGTGGGAAAATTCTTTATCGCCATGTAACGACGGTGAGTTTTTATTCTGTGGAAAGTTGGAATATAGTtggtttcaatattttttcttcattcaaaACGCCAACAGTATTCAGCCTGGAACGAGGAATCGAAGAAGAAATACGTCCGTGCTCCTGTACATTTTTGGGTGCACAATCAACTAGAATCGATCGTCGAGTTTGTGCGCAGTGAGGTGTCCGGAAGCGCACTGCTAGAGAACAAGCTGCTAGAGAAATCGATGGACGAAACGAAGGCGTACCAGGATGTGTTCGAAGTGTACATACAGACATTAATATCGCAGGCATTGGATCCAAACTTTTTGAAGGAAATCTTCCAAGAGCAAGGTAGGTCTGTCGTATCAGAATTGTTAGCAATATTGACTCAGCTTAATGTCTCGAATTTAAATTCACTTCCAGATGACTATTTCCTGTCCCGGGTGAAATCGATCGATAATCTCACGGAAGATCGCCGACGACGCCTCGTCCAGATAACACCCTGGTCGCGCAACATTCTTAACGCGTTGGCCACTTTTCCGGCGTACGACATTATGACCGAGTTGGGACATATGTCCCACAACACCGTGCTTCAGCACTGTGCCGCCTGTCATCAGCCCGGCATTGCGGTGCGTGTATTGCTGCAGGGTCAAACGTACAATACGGCAACACTCGCATCAACTGCCGGTCCACCTGCCTCGTCCCAGCAGTACGAAAAAAGCTTCCAGCTGTGTCGCGGCTGTTCGGCACGGTTCGAACTGTTGCACAAAATCTGTCACCAGAAGTACATGATGTTTGTCGAGTGTGCGAAGCGTGTTAATCAACAGATAAGGAACGATTCCAGCAAGGCGGCAACGGTTATACTCAACGAACTGCTCGCCGATGAACATTGGCTTTCCATGGTAAGAAAGATGGGGAAATGTGGATACGAAAGGCATGTGATGAGGACTTCTgaggattttttaaacttctttcttcctttcttttgtaGCTCTTTAAGGAAGTGCGCAGTATTTGGGCAGAAATAGAATGTTTGGAGCGGCAATATCGGGCTCAGGTTGGTGACTCTCAGTAGAGGTGCGCGTTTGCTCATACACCAGCTTAGTATGGGTTTTGGGGGAGtgaatttgtttaatttttttatttgacacGTCGCATTTACGCCATCATAGACAACGTTAAGCAAAAAAGTTGTCAAGAAGGCTtccttatttttcatttgtttttcaagaTTCCTTAAAGGATCCTACCGAACAATTGTGTATGTTTTGGTGATTCTCTTTAcatttctttcaatttcaaattgtTTATCTTCGAACACCGATCGACTAGTTGTAGATAATTATTTGATTAACTTTGATGTTTTTCTCACACACCTCTATTCataagaaacaagaaaaagcagcaaatgTACAATTAAGAGAAA
This genomic window from Anopheles maculipalpis chromosome 2RL, idAnoMacuDA_375_x, whole genome shotgun sequence contains:
- the LOC126567746 gene encoding mucin-5AC-like; the protein is MDPVGPWSYSYNRIPSTASGEFHHHLATAAAAAGGTAGLAVHHNATGTSVGIPSTTPQLLLQSAHTTSLGTTSGPFNPPGFLSPASVAGYDAVFTPLFHHAATAGNPKPAHYSTTSGGANVAAGNSSTINPQHRQVLIQAQTPGAAIAAAAAAASAAAGKQHADSLRDNYASTQASVAAVAAHHQQNLLTFIGQQAVATHNGPSGAATSSSAANTSWQNNNNQLPSPFGIMPHENVLPASPSSNSNAISATSAGTKYENFGNHYNNTLHHSQHQQQQHQQQLVSIAGKVAAAASPVVAGRSASPVVNIVTKPVGQPPPSNATSGYFTGNTASNNSSSSAPYESSHPSSGTSSSYQSAGAATNVGATSKSCPPTNDGVVGRDSSSLQPVSTGGSAVGVLVEYNTKGFASAISSPSSSSSSALASITDKGRHPVSPGLQPPHQQQLHQHPQHHLFSQHALNHYPMPRPSSTDHSPPATILQFGGGQKVRSPSIGSPSYIGGGKTSSQVILSQQPQSSPISYSMTDSALQSKMTSSRLNGTGSSNSNNSSNNNNNNSNNNNNSTSASGSSNTNAQSQPQSQQYQQNRTSASHNYRSSSSSSSSSTSGSYGVLQLGESVGGGDGSSQQQQQQQQQHQQQPYPHPHMHHHAPYHMLAMAAAAAAAAAAAVSSSANPSTISTVSSSSLSRVPSSSPAAGSTSSTSSGVSSDYSSPSSCNSNPPRKGSPSIQAGYSAIYGGQQQQSYQQHQQSFGLEHSKGHAPQHQPQIAYPSVITRTQQSLPISHQQQVTQHPQHLLEAQWESPAESKHDPMVMVKNLQRPTLEEASSESSRTIVTETGKVSKSSRNNSAGSGATKSRRKKVEATADKTGSKANGLEHQQHGATSNPEGSQDEIHRSDRVSIKSEHESSEGLEQRWHYGVPNGDVGFSVPTSSPSSSSSSTAFFPTSPHPPHHHPHYPYHPHPSLHHLHHHSVSQSEGSASSNSTASYTTLLNVPQTTTTRSQQSHDKVVVPNIEEELGFLAEHNNGTGSPRTTQPASKPALETDSDVVGSPPALAPSAPKKLNIPDNMNKGFMASYLKFLQGEREGSPPPVMRAGRKATWSRPVPSTPSGPSKVNTPTNTATSGTKDTPSAKTNDVSSNGIPAESENLSANYSITALQTSKPVPASQQQTTNTNRKRKPAGATTNHEANDPLVVPQRREMSNRRAKAKAVQLQQELMAETRRAGAGGAQPSFGSRAVDDLDELADFAHDSDSDPAWTPESNKDDDDEEEPSNGKRKLKKTKNVFDSGERAANKHQQARSNILSVAAAGAGIADFDYGSEEDGHTNGLSVARTMGSATPVHSQTIVGAQQQQQNSTTPQTQLHQLPQTTIMHTQTVSQQRPSNAPHQQQMQMYSSQQPAITSQYNIQQTQQQQSLNNTGSNIVSNTASIQGNSNTNFEVGEFVVDRSELAQDYPPIWRVDGKMLLQKYEPFDDQSGKILYRHVTTYSAWNEESKKKYVRAPVHFWVHNQLESIVEFVRSEVSGSALLENKLLEKSMDETKAYQDVFEVYIQTLISQALDPNFLKEIFQEQDDYFLSRVKSIDNLTEDRRRRLVQITPWSRNILNALATFPAYDIMTELGHMSHNTVLQHCAACHQPGIAVRVLLQGQTYNTATLASTAGPPASSQQYEKSFQLCRGCSARFELLHKICHQKYMMFVECAKRVNQQIRNDSSKAATVILNELLADEHWLSMLFKEVRSIWAEIECLERQYRAQVGDSQ